Within Coffea arabica cultivar ET-39 chromosome 4e, Coffea Arabica ET-39 HiFi, whole genome shotgun sequence, the genomic segment gaaactttTCCCAGCTTCGCTTGGCCTACGCTGAAGTTCATTGCATTGCCATTCAGGCGCTGCTTTGCCGTTTAAGGGAGCGAAGGTAGCCTTTCCCTGTTTTTTTTGCGTTCATGTATCATTGAGTTTTTCATTCATCTTCGTTTGCTGAATATCTGAAGGCCGCGTTCATAAAATGGCATGAGGTTTTAGGAAAATCTGTTCTAATGCTTCGTTGATCGCTGCTCTGCTTTTTTTCTTGTTGTGTGTGTAGTCTTGATGTTGGGTTTCAATGTTAAATGTTGTAAGTGGCAAGTTTGTTGTTTGTTTGGAGATTGATTCATCTGATCTATACGTTTGATAatgaaaccaaagaaaaagggtggAAAGCTTTTTGAATGAATCAGTTTTGCCGTTAATCTTGTACTTCGGTTATGTTAACAATGGTGATTTGGAGATTGATGTGAGCATTTGATTGCTGGGTTCACTTGAATTTTTTGGCATAACACTGTTTGTGTGAGTATAAGCCGCAAGGTTGCAGCAGAAAAGTTGCagaaagaaaacagaaatttgaatgaCATCTAAAGGTCTTGAtgtcttgtttgtttttgtttccgGATCCCACAATTCACATCGTTGGGGCTGTATTTTGTTGTCCGAGTCATGTGTAGATTAGTTGATGCATCTACAGGTTTCATTGGGGTATCTAAGTGTTTCATTTGCTTGCTGGAAttgtagaaaaaaaaagttgcgCAAGGTTTGTTTTTTTTAGTCAGGATCGATTCAAGCTTACTCCTTATATTcctctgctgcattttttttttatatattcatatatgGTTGCACTTTCGAATCCGTTGGGAAACACTCTGAGGTAGGAATAATAAGCATAAGTTGAAGGCTTTGCATTTGTTTTCAGTTTGTCGATTTGACAGACCTTGCTTGGGCTGCCTCACACAGACATGTTTGAGTGAATAACAAAGGATTTCTGCAACTTCATGCCATTAGGAAAAGCTGCGTTTCTGCTGTTATTTTTGCCGCAGCAGCCCACCAAAAAACTGGTTTTAGTCATCTAGTTTACTAATTAAGCTTTGTGCCTAAATGATCAATGATGAAGTTGCACGCTTTAATCCGAAACTATGAATGTTTTGGTATGTATGCCGCGTGGGTTGAAGCTGCCAGTTTTGCAGCAAGGAAAAACATTTGCAGAAGGCTTCAAGAGTTCGCGAAAGTTGGTTGCAGAAAGTTTGTTTCGTTCGTAGAGTTTGCATGCATGGGATTTTCATAAAAATTGCACTTGGCTCCCCTTAACTTCAATCTAATGCCACTATGGcccaagaaatttcaataaatcaatcaaattgacccctcaaatttctttagtttttgcaatcaagtcattACTTATTTTAATGGGTTGTTCACCTTCCTTTAAATTCCTTGGATTGATTCAACCTCATGTTTATTCCCATTTCgtgtgattatttcttgattaaagtgatgccttgactcttttattagtttggagggtaaataagtgatttcactccattagggcccaactcaagggaggtatactctATTCCTTATTgctcactttatttgaccctatgtgcctatgtgactttacatgtTTAAACTGCATGTcctcttgaatgtttttatttatttatttgatttattggctttagtttttgtatatttattttagctcaatttcgatcatttgaaaggcacttgaatgccgagttgtaatagttaggggtttatttatttatttatttatttatttttattatttacccttttagattgtagtaggccccctcaaatgtaatagttagggttttatttgctttcttttttgcttgtgtggtttgcatgcttacgtgctacgtgttacttgctttcttagggccttgcatctagataccatgcttatgtgttatgtgctatatgtgatttatgtgtttatttgctttattacactttacatgatttatttgattgtaatgaatgtgtgacgtcaccacactagtccaatgctagttgtggtcttTTTCCCGAAtacacactagtccaacgctagttgtagtcctttgttccgacttttctcactagtccaatgctagtgagaattcctagatatgggctagtccaatactagacccttagggacctcctacgctagatcatgtttgtatgactacgttacattctcatgcatatttttcactttttagggtcttttatcattttttgcatgacatccctccatatacgtatatcccttcccccatattttcccttatatgtatattatttacccctttgtatgaaacatgacattagacttgcatttcatctaagcattagaattaggttaggtcatttgcttgattagataggaaaaCCCCTTGGGTATGgaatatggacgagtttggctttctaaccttagcacgctcgtattccctctattaaagggaaaattgagtcacaaacattagtcccccgtacccgacatgatgcattcctttagatcacgtatatttgtataattatttttattttccttttcttttcttagagtctcatatttttttgcattattcgtgacctctacaaagagtccacattgggcatcacaattaatgtgattggcaccaattgagctttgaagagaaattttgaccccccgataccctcttaggtctaaggtttgcattcatatagtacatccaaatgtgataaatctttaggttaaaataagaaaatctttgactaaattgcgcaactagccttggctaggttgaaagggtgccttgaattcttatccttgccttccctttcttcaaatgtgactcccgaatctttttctctgattttcgtagacttggagtcgtttaaaaagggtattctacttttttctttgaagaattcatttttaggtgacttggtacaccttaactctataccaagtggcgactctatttttcattcaaaaaaccctttctaaactatattttgggtcaaatcgtcgcattttcaagtcccatttagacccatgtttttcattttctttttaaatcaaaaattcattttccaatcaaaaaattgaatcaaaagccaatttttctaaactcgtcttttattttttatttcaaaaaatggggcgcgacagctggcgactccactgaggactttgagagtccgagcaaatttgatttagtcaatctttttcttcttttaaccttttcatatatcgcatttggatgtttaaggttgcattttttctttttaggatttttgcatttcacgcgtatcaactcactccctcgcctatttgcgtacgattgatgtgatggatggatggtttatttatgtgatcccACGCTTTGCATtacatttgggtggggggattttaccctagagcctcgcgttggtcctcaatccctcccctccaaacgtgagcactagcatacgtgcatacgctttattttttttttttatccctcagttatttttcttttagtggtttgtcacgccactccaccctattaggattagacgacccacttggacgtgtgattgCGACACGACGTGTGATtgcgacacgacgtgtgcgtagcatgatccgaggggtcactcaatcttccgctttaagctgtGGGTTAAtaacctttagcttttagtcgaaggttgaggatttttgatagattcactcagacatgtagccgtgacacgacatGTGCATAGCAATGTTTGgagaatcgctcgagccaccgacaaagaaccttgggattgatgacctttggtttccaagtctgaaggctcggggacctaaaacctgtcgaatctagatgcattagtgagccaatacctcatgcatccatgatagtttacctagggtagagtctgtcttaccctattagggacactatccacgaggggagggatccaacccctcttttccttttattgtttGATCTCTTTATATtgctttgctacaatgtgttatgtgtcaTACCTGATTAAACTAACTCTTCTTGGTTTTGTCTCCATCGCATCCATAAGCCCTAGAAAgtaagagtcctggcatggtactctttAGGAGCTTGCCCTATTTGATgagacacgtttaaattcaatgcctCGCATTTGCTGCATTAATACATTTCGTTTAGGCCCACCCTGGCGTACAAAGGGTTCCATTTTAGGTCATGATTTCATTGCATATTTAATTGCTTTGATAAATTGgtatcatgcataaaccctagagggaatgccatttaggggatcccactttaggaataaaccacctggtgtctcggatatataatccaatgagactcgcacgtttatatttcctgtaccatccaaagggatagtgcacgaggtaaggtaggatccaattCCTTCTGCAATAATGACATTGAGAGCAAAGCAACTgttgcacattagaatatgagcgtctaacaatcattctttggccattttaacataaaaatcccttgcgtaaaggacattaatttgcagaaattcacaaataattcttCATTATTGAGATGGAAAACATgttgaggccaaatcttgattttagaaggctcatagactaaagCATTGCAATGAATTtttcaactaccaatgggtagataattcaatcgatttttgaataaaccatcaatttcatccaatccattttgtcaattcattcaattttagaacaatctaatcattttcgaataaatcattaactccatttcattcatttggccaatttacccatttttagggtgatctggtcgatttttgaataaatcatcaatttcattcaattcatttgaccaatttaccctttttagggtgatctgatcgatttttaaataaatcatcaattccattcaattcatttgaccagtttacctatttttggggtgatctagtcaattttgaataaatcatcaatttcatccaatccctTTGACctgttttttcccttttagggtctaagtctaaggttcactgaataaacTAGTCGAGACATGTAATCCTTTTAAGAGTAGACTTTTTTTCACACATCATTTTGTGTGTCGatcaaaacaagcaatccattcggattttgtcctcattttttggACAAAAGTCCCTTTTTCACTCCAATTggacaaattttttcaaattatttttcactcaataagttgatcggatccatcaggtattgtatagtgcctgctctggaggattgcattttcattctaggcctacccttggcacaaaaagggttcccccataggacttGCATCCGAATTACTTTAATTTATACTAACTCGtgtctttttctctttctttttctttcttttaataGCAGTTAAGCCAGAAAGGGAGTCTAAATAGggatttttcctaaattttcaggTGTTTTTCAAATATAGCTACACAAAAAGCCCCATCGTTATACGATCTCGCAGTCAGGCTTTGAGAAACTGTGTAAACATGGGTACACACCCGGAATCATCCGACATGCCTGTAACGGCCCCGTTAGCTGATTTGGCAAACCTAGGAGCTCAACTGAGCGaagttttgaataaattcaatgAGCTGAACATGGAAATGACCACACAACGGCGCGTGATCGACCAGTTGGTTGCTGGTAGTGGTAGCGGTGGTCAACCTGAGCCTTTACCTGCTAACCAACCTCAACCGCAACCAATACTTTTACCCTATACTCAAACCCCTTTTACCCCGCATTTTGCAAATCCGCGTGAAGAAACTTTTATCTATCCCACTCATGGCTTACCCCATACCCAGGCACCCGCTATCCAAACCAATCCTCCTCACCCCCAAATTCCCTAAAATTATCCACACATTAGTCTGAATATGCCACTCGAACCTCAGGGACCACATTATTACTCCATCGCTGAGCCATTTAACATGGATACCGCCACCCAAGCGAAAGCAGAAGCTGGGGAGCCGTCCGCATCGATGGATAAGAATTTGCTAAAGCGATTGGATCGGTTTGAGGAATTCATaaggaaaagccaaggtttgaacaaacaaggaggTCTGGACTACAACGAGCTATGCCTATTTCCGGATATGCAATTGCCCATGGGTTTCAAAACGCCCAAGTTTAGCAAGTATGACGGAATGGGCAACCCCAAGACGCATCTCCgaatgtttgccaacaagttgggcaagCCAATAGATGACGAGAATCTACCAGTTCATTTGTTTCTTGAAAGCTTAGAAGGCGATGCACTGGActggtattccaatttgaagcCTGAGGATATGAGGACATGGATGGACTTATCAACCacttttgtaaggcaatacgaatacaattgcgagctggctccaacgAGGACCACATTGGAGGGAACCAAGAGGAAACCATCCGAGGACCACAAGACATATgcgaagagatggaggaaattggCCGCCAAGGTGGAGCCTCCCATGACTGAAGATGAGATTGTTCGTACGTTCATCAAAACTCATGACCCGCCCTACTTTGAGGAGATTTTTCGCATGACGGGGTGTTCATTTGCAGCAATTATCAATAAGTTGGAGGAATATGACGAATACGTCAAAGCAGGGAAAATTGTCAATGTATCAGCTTTAAAATCACAGTTGGACGCCTTGCAAGGTCAAAGTAATAATAGAAGGGAGCCTCAACGTAAGAAGAAAGAGGAGGAAACTACTTTTGTGTGGGACCAAGGACCGTTTTCAAGACCCAGATCCTAACGTTACCACACATATTCATCTCGCTACCCAAACCCATGCCCTGTTTACCATACTCGACCTCAGCCAAACTATGCAAGCCCACCTACAATGCCCTCCCTAATATCtcaaaacaattctcaaattcgaCTTCGTCTACCTTATAATCCCAGACCTGCTCCACCAAATCAACAGACTTACAACCCTCCTCAAaccaataaaatacaaaaacctGGTCGATCTCGAACTTTTACCAACTTAGGCCAACCCATTGACCAACTGTACGAACAGCTCAAGGCCGCCGGTGAAATCGATGACATACCTCCTCCAAACTACTCTCGTCGAGGTCTCTCTGCTGGGTACGACCCTCAAGCCGCTTGTGCCTACCATTCTAGAGCGCCCGGTCACTCAACCAGTAATTGTTGGGTACTAAAACATAAGATCCAGGACATGATCGAAACAGGAGATATAGTGTTAAGGAAAAGTGAAGAACAAGGACTGAGCATAAGTACGAATCCCTTtcctgaacacaaggacacctttgaggcatttacccccaatgaagaaatttgaaaatcctgggAATGGCTGAATTAGTGAGGTTCCTCCCTCTTGAAGGGAAGTTTCGATAAATTTGGGGAGTTGTTTTGGTTAAAACCAATAAAAATCATTCATACATGTGTCTTTTGTTTAACTATGtcttttgtaaatagttttcaatcaaGTGACTGCTAAAGACACGTTTCATGGTATTAAGTTTGGTTTTTGTCTataaattcaataaaatgtacagttttatatatatattgtgacttacacattcttttcagatggcTCAGAATAAAATCgtctgaccctttggatatcactgttcaAAAATTTGATGGCAACGATCTCACGAAtgagaatttgaatttcaaaatgagaggAGTGGTGAAGAGACAtccgaaaatgtttcaaagaaGCCCGAATGGAATAAAAAGAAGTTCAAGCCGAATCGGGATCAAGATTAGGAATAAGAAGCAGTTAAACACAGTCCATCATGGTCAATATGATCAAAAGGATTGGTCCGTGATTACCATTAAAGGGTCAAATCATGACCATTCAGACGAGGAAGCAAAGCATTAAGGTGGTTTTCGTCAGtacaaaatgaagccaaaagaaAAGTTCGCCGCGAATTGGCAAGGTGCTCTTATTATCAAAAAGATATTGCTTGGTGGAGCACTTGTTCCCTCAGCCAATCAATTCGGagatgtgtaagaaattttcaTCTGATAAATGGAAGTTTCCTTTTAGGGTACATGCgaagaatggaatgaaagtTAGGCCCTCTTCCTTTCCAAttaaacattttatccctagttatcccttttgaaccttcagaataaatcatttcgtttgataacccctgagaatcgtaaaccccacactggggtaagTTTGAGccgaaagaaagagaaataaaagaaaaaaaaagagtaaacctcaattaaaaaataaactggggcaaattttgaaaagttcaaaggaatggcagaaggccaaaagaaaggaaatgaaagaaaagagaacctcggcTAAGCatgaactggggcaaattttgaaaatttcaatgaaatggcagaaggccgaaaatgaaaaaggaagaaaagaaaaatgaaagaaaagagagcctcaattgagaataaactggggcaagttttgatttaaccctaaaatagggttggcgcaacaatgcgatctcagatcctTTAAACCATTCataaaatctgccttcaagccttaaccttttcTCATCACCCcgccagaccccattacaaaagccaaaagtcctgacttccgtTCTTTGCACCACCTCTTTAAGGAAATTTTCTTAATCAAATgacaaatgatgtcaatacatCTTCGCCAATTTGCAAGGGAAGATTTGTCGCACTGATGCCATCATTTCTTAAACACATTTTGAGTTGATGAAGGCTATCGGCAGGATTGGTTCattagtgaaaacccgaaagggcactaaGGTAGGATTTTATAAGGAGAAGTAAGCTTGGATTTGAAAGGCTGGTGACTCAGTTCGTTGAAATTTCTATTCACCTTGTGGTTCGATTGCCGACATTGAATTTTGGAAGGATGATATCCAAAGAGTCAACGGTGATAATTTGTTTGAGATTAAAGGGTTTTGGTTTATCCAATATAAATTGTTAAGTTTACAGATtcatttaaattaatttttgttttcaaattacGGAGATTTTCATCATTGATTGTGTAAATATAATATTCTTTCATTTGTTTCATGGTCTCATTTATTTTTGGATTTATC encodes:
- the LOC113740956 gene encoding uncharacterized protein; amino-acid sequence: MPLEPQGPHYYSIAEPFNMDTATQAKAEAGEPSASMDKNLLKRLDRFEEFIRKSQGLNKQGGLDYNELCLFPDMQLPMGFKTPKFSKYDGMGNPKTHLRMFANKLGKPIDDENLPVHLFLESLEGDALDWYSNLKPEDMRTWMDLSTTFVRQYEYNCELAPTRTTLEGTKRKPSEDHKTYAKRWRKLAAKVEPPMTEDEIVRTFIKTHDPPYFEEIFRMTGCSFAAIINKLEEYDEYVKAGKIVNVSALKSQLDALQGQSNNRREPQRKKKEEETTFVWDQGPFSRPRS